A window of the Gemmatirosa kalamazoonensis genome harbors these coding sequences:
- a CDS encoding S8 family serine peptidase, translating into MSMPRSAVPRRLAAPLALAVALAFGACTSGRAAPAPAPTPTPTTGAPNTTTPPATASTPVPAVTADEPPQDWHLLDLAADGYAGISLRKAERELLAGRQPQRAVLVAVIDGGVDTSHADLRANLWTNPRETATNGSSGAADGDGDGLAGDVHGWNFIGGRDGRDVDHDTYEVTRLQVRCQARAMGGDSLTSVCPRVATEYEEARENALREQQQVVSIANALDAAMVELRAAIHDSVTTARVRALSSSNARVQQARSLYLQLAAGGITPQAIAEARKDVESRVKYGLNLNYDPRPIVGDDPANLGQRTYGNSDVMGPDAMHGTHVSGIIAGVRGNGVGLDGIAPVGTRVMMVRAVPDGDERDKDIANAIRYAVDHGAQIINMSFGKGWSPQKSAVDDAVKYADSKGVLLVHAAGNDGEDIATKPSFPTPFYVTGGHAQNWIEVGASSWKGGEKLAAEFSNWNGERVDLFAPGQDIYSTVPGGYERLSGTSMASPVVAGAAALLMSYFPELTAADVKRVLVASAARHATQRVVRPGSEDTRVPFGSLSTSGGIVNVYEAVKMVLEKKM; encoded by the coding sequence ATGTCCATGCCCCGCTCGGCCGTCCCGCGCCGCCTCGCCGCACCGCTCGCCCTCGCCGTCGCGCTCGCGTTCGGCGCGTGCACCTCCGGCCGCGCCGCGCCCGCACCGGCTCCCACGCCGACGCCGACGACGGGCGCGCCTAACACGACAACCCCGCCCGCGACGGCGAGCACGCCGGTGCCGGCGGTGACGGCCGACGAGCCGCCGCAGGACTGGCATCTGCTCGACCTCGCGGCGGACGGCTACGCGGGGATCAGCCTGCGGAAGGCCGAGCGCGAGCTGCTCGCCGGCCGGCAGCCGCAGCGTGCCGTGCTCGTCGCGGTGATCGACGGCGGCGTGGACACGTCGCACGCCGACCTGCGCGCGAACCTGTGGACGAACCCGCGCGAGACGGCGACGAACGGGTCGTCCGGCGCGGCCGACGGCGACGGCGACGGGCTCGCCGGCGACGTGCACGGATGGAACTTCATCGGCGGCCGCGACGGACGCGACGTCGACCACGACACGTACGAGGTGACGCGGCTGCAGGTGCGCTGCCAGGCGCGCGCGATGGGCGGCGACTCGCTCACGAGCGTGTGCCCGCGCGTCGCGACGGAGTACGAGGAGGCGCGCGAGAACGCGCTGCGCGAGCAGCAGCAGGTGGTGTCGATCGCGAACGCGCTCGACGCCGCGATGGTGGAGCTGCGCGCCGCGATCCACGACTCGGTGACGACGGCCCGCGTGCGCGCGCTGTCGTCGAGCAACGCGCGCGTGCAGCAGGCGCGCTCGCTCTACCTGCAGCTCGCCGCGGGCGGCATCACGCCGCAGGCGATCGCCGAGGCCCGCAAGGACGTGGAGAGCCGCGTGAAGTACGGGCTCAACCTGAACTACGACCCGCGCCCGATCGTCGGCGACGACCCGGCGAACCTCGGGCAGCGCACGTACGGCAACTCCGACGTCATGGGCCCGGACGCGATGCACGGCACGCACGTGTCGGGGATCATCGCCGGCGTGCGCGGCAACGGGGTGGGGCTCGACGGCATCGCCCCCGTCGGCACGCGCGTGATGATGGTGCGCGCGGTGCCCGATGGCGACGAGCGCGACAAGGACATCGCGAACGCGATCCGCTACGCGGTGGACCACGGCGCGCAGATCATCAACATGAGCTTCGGCAAGGGATGGTCGCCGCAGAAGAGCGCCGTGGACGACGCCGTGAAGTACGCCGACTCGAAGGGCGTGCTGCTCGTGCACGCCGCCGGCAACGACGGCGAGGACATCGCGACGAAGCCCAGCTTCCCGACGCCGTTCTACGTCACCGGCGGCCACGCGCAGAACTGGATCGAGGTCGGCGCGTCGAGCTGGAAGGGCGGCGAGAAGCTCGCCGCGGAGTTCTCGAACTGGAACGGCGAGCGCGTGGATCTGTTCGCGCCGGGCCAGGACATCTACTCCACGGTGCCGGGCGGCTACGAGCGGCTGAGCGGCACGAGCATGGCCTCGCCGGTCGTCGCGGGCGCCGCGGCGCTGCTCATGTCATACTTCCCCGAGCTCACCGCGGCCGACGTGAAGCGGGTCCTCGTCGCGTCCGCGGCACGCCACGCGACGCAGCGTGTCGTGCGGCCCGGATCGGAGGACACGCGCGTGCCGTTCGGGTCCCTCTCCACGTCGGGAGGGATCGTGAACGTGTACGAGGCGGTGAAGATGGTGCTCGAGAAGAAGATGTGA
- a CDS encoding DUF1801 domain-containing protein, with product MKKSTGNRTGESPSALIDARIEELSDWRGATLARLRALIRQAVPDVVEEWKWRGVPVWSHDGIICTGESYKNVVKLTFLKGAQLADPRHLFNSSLEGNARRVIDIHEGEQIDEAAFVALIREAAALNASDAARRPRRKA from the coding sequence ATGAAGAAGAGCACCGGCAACCGGACGGGCGAGTCACCGTCCGCGCTCATCGACGCGCGGATCGAGGAGCTGAGCGACTGGCGAGGCGCGACGCTCGCCCGCCTGCGCGCGCTGATCAGGCAGGCGGTCCCGGACGTGGTGGAGGAGTGGAAGTGGCGGGGCGTGCCGGTCTGGTCGCACGACGGCATCATCTGCACCGGCGAGAGCTACAAGAACGTCGTGAAGCTGACGTTCCTGAAGGGCGCGCAGCTCGCCGATCCGCGGCACCTCTTCAATTCCAGCCTCGAGGGCAACGCGCGGCGCGTGATCGACATCCACGAGGGAGAGCAGATCGACGAGGCCGCGTTCGTGGCGCTGATCCGCGAGGCCGCGGCGCTGAACGCCTCCGATGCGGCGCGCCGCCCGCGCCGCAAGGCCTGA
- a CDS encoding sensor histidine kinase: MTHSGKVFLWVLGSGLPAVAVALVLLERTPMDGSLRWTLELLVTIAWVVGSAVVRSHVVRPLQTLSNMLAALREGDFSTRGRGARPDDALGLALLEANLLTTTLREERLRALESAALLRRVMQAIDVAVFAFDEARRLRLVNRQGERLMARPAERLLGVDAEELGLDELLAGEGDGALRDTTPRVVSATFPGGGGRWEVRRGEFRQGGRPHELLLVTDLSETLRAEERLAWQRLIRVLSHEINNSLAPIKTIAGSLLRRVRSAREKAQRAAALGAGAGAPPNGSPNAPALPAAPPTSSGVVAAFGAADDDFMHGLGVVAERADALGRFIGAYARLSRLPPPQKRPVDVAAWVRRVASLEPRVPVTVKAGPPLVVLADPDQLDQLLINLVRNAADASLETHGGVVVRWEAMPSAVRVVVDDEGAGIADATNLFVPFYSTKPQGSGIGLALCRQIAEAHGGTITLENRDDKRGGRATVVLPRAEAA, translated from the coding sequence ATGACCCACTCCGGGAAAGTCTTCCTCTGGGTGTTGGGCAGCGGCCTGCCGGCGGTGGCGGTCGCGCTGGTGCTGCTGGAGCGCACGCCGATGGACGGGTCGCTCCGGTGGACGCTCGAGCTGCTCGTCACGATCGCGTGGGTCGTCGGGTCGGCCGTCGTGCGCTCGCACGTCGTGCGGCCGCTGCAGACGCTGTCGAACATGCTCGCCGCGCTGCGCGAGGGCGACTTCTCGACCCGCGGTCGCGGCGCGCGTCCCGACGACGCGCTCGGCCTCGCGCTCCTCGAGGCGAACCTGCTCACCACGACGCTGCGCGAGGAGCGGCTCCGCGCGCTGGAGTCAGCGGCGCTGCTGCGGCGCGTGATGCAGGCGATCGACGTCGCGGTGTTCGCGTTCGACGAGGCGCGGCGGCTCCGACTCGTGAACCGACAGGGCGAGCGGCTCATGGCGCGGCCGGCGGAGCGACTGCTGGGCGTGGACGCGGAGGAGCTCGGGCTCGACGAGCTGCTCGCCGGTGAGGGCGACGGCGCGCTGCGCGACACGACGCCGCGCGTGGTGAGCGCGACGTTCCCGGGCGGCGGGGGGCGGTGGGAGGTGCGGCGCGGTGAGTTCCGGCAGGGCGGCCGCCCGCACGAGCTGCTGCTCGTCACGGACCTCAGCGAGACGCTGCGAGCCGAGGAGCGGCTCGCGTGGCAGCGACTCATCCGCGTGCTGAGCCACGAGATCAACAACTCGCTCGCGCCGATCAAGACCATCGCCGGCAGCCTGCTGCGGCGCGTGCGCTCCGCCCGCGAGAAGGCGCAGCGCGCCGCGGCGCTCGGCGCGGGCGCTGGGGCGCCGCCTAACGGATCGCCTAACGCGCCGGCGCTTCCGGCCGCGCCGCCGACGTCGTCCGGTGTGGTCGCTGCGTTCGGCGCCGCGGACGACGACTTCATGCACGGACTCGGCGTCGTCGCCGAGCGGGCGGACGCGCTCGGGCGGTTCATCGGCGCGTACGCGCGGCTGTCGCGTCTCCCGCCGCCGCAGAAGCGGCCCGTCGACGTCGCGGCGTGGGTCCGGCGCGTCGCGTCGCTCGAGCCGCGCGTGCCCGTCACGGTGAAGGCCGGGCCGCCGCTCGTCGTGCTCGCCGATCCCGACCAGCTCGACCAGCTCCTCATCAATCTCGTGCGCAACGCCGCCGACGCGTCGCTCGAGACGCACGGCGGCGTGGTCGTGCGGTGGGAGGCGATGCCGTCCGCGGTGCGCGTGGTCGTCGACGACGAGGGCGCGGGGATCGCCGACGCGACGAACCTGTTCGTGCCGTTCTACAGCACGAAGCCGCAGGGCTCCGGCATCGGCCTCGCGCTCTGCCGCCAGATCGCCGAGGCGCACGGCGGCACGATCACGCTGGAGAACCGCGACGACAAGCGGGGCGGGCGGGCGACCGTCGTGCTGCCGCGCGCGGAGGCGGCGTGA
- a CDS encoding sigma-54-dependent transcriptional regulator, which produces MTAPTDTTENPPRVLVADDQAAIIDALRLLLSDEGFEVETARSPQQLVTAVESRDFDVVLMDLNYTRDTTSGREGLDLLPRLQSADGALPVVVMTAWGSVEGAVEAMRRGARDYVEKPWDDARLVHTLRTQVELGRALRRTMRLESENRALRRDASKSVEIIAESAAMQPVRRLMERVGPSDANVLVTGEHGTGKELVARWLHASSARAGKPLVIVNMGGLSEGVFESELFGHVKGAFTDAKADRVGRFELADTGTIFLDEIGNMSLSQQAKLLRVLQSREVERVGSSRPRRIDVRVISATNADLRAEVAAGRFREDLLYRLNTVEIHLPSLRERRDDVPLLAAHFLRLHAARYRKPLKGFDRDALQLLLSHPWPGNVRELDHAVERAVLMAVGDAVRATDFALYVDRGAGAALEEMTLEAVEKVLIQKALARWNGNVSHAAQALGLSRSALYRRMAQYGL; this is translated from the coding sequence ATGACCGCCCCCACCGACACCACCGAGAATCCGCCGCGCGTCCTCGTCGCCGACGACCAGGCCGCGATCATCGACGCGCTGCGTCTGCTCTTGTCCGACGAGGGCTTCGAGGTCGAGACCGCGCGCTCGCCGCAGCAGCTCGTGACCGCCGTCGAGTCGCGCGACTTCGACGTCGTGCTGATGGACCTCAACTACACGCGCGACACGACGTCGGGCCGCGAGGGGCTCGACCTGCTGCCGCGGCTGCAGTCCGCCGACGGCGCGCTGCCCGTCGTCGTGATGACGGCGTGGGGGAGCGTGGAGGGCGCGGTGGAGGCGATGCGGCGCGGCGCGCGCGACTACGTCGAGAAGCCGTGGGACGACGCGCGGCTCGTGCACACGCTGCGCACGCAGGTGGAGTTGGGCCGGGCGCTCCGCCGCACGATGCGGCTGGAGAGCGAGAACCGCGCGCTCCGCCGCGACGCGTCGAAGAGCGTCGAGATCATCGCCGAGAGCGCGGCGATGCAGCCCGTGCGGCGGCTCATGGAGCGCGTCGGCCCCTCGGACGCGAACGTGCTCGTCACCGGCGAGCACGGCACGGGGAAGGAGCTCGTCGCGCGCTGGCTGCACGCGTCGAGCGCGCGCGCCGGCAAGCCGCTCGTGATCGTGAACATGGGCGGCCTCTCGGAGGGCGTGTTCGAGTCCGAGCTGTTCGGCCACGTGAAGGGCGCGTTCACCGACGCGAAGGCCGACCGCGTGGGCCGCTTCGAGCTCGCCGACACGGGCACGATCTTCCTCGACGAGATCGGCAACATGTCGCTGTCGCAGCAGGCGAAGCTCCTTCGCGTGCTGCAGAGCCGCGAGGTGGAACGCGTGGGCTCGTCGCGCCCGCGCCGCATCGACGTGCGCGTGATCTCGGCCACGAACGCCGACCTGCGCGCGGAGGTCGCGGCGGGGCGCTTCCGCGAGGATCTGCTGTACCGGCTGAACACGGTCGAGATCCACCTCCCATCGCTGCGCGAGCGGCGCGACGACGTGCCGCTGCTCGCCGCGCACTTCCTGCGGCTGCACGCCGCGCGCTACCGCAAACCGCTGAAGGGCTTCGACCGCGACGCGCTGCAGCTGCTGCTGTCGCACCCGTGGCCCGGCAACGTGCGCGAGCTCGATCACGCCGTGGAGCGTGCCGTGCTCATGGCCGTCGGCGACGCCGTGCGCGCCACCGACTTCGCGCTCTACGTCGACCGCGGCGCCGGCGCGGCGCTCGAGGAGATGACGCTCGAGGCGGTGGAGAAGGTGCTCATCCAGAAGGCGCTCGCGCGGTGGAACGGGAACGTCAGCCACGCGGCCCAGGCGCTGGGGCTGTCGAGGAGCGCGCTGTACCGGCGAATGGCGCAGTATGGGCTGTGA